The proteins below are encoded in one region of Parvicella tangerina:
- the clpB gene encoding ATP-dependent chaperone ClpB: MNLNNFTIKAQEAISEANLAAVSNGQQHIENAHLLTGILKADENLTQHILSKFGVNQKVFEQTLESIVESYPKVSGGDVQLSRNASQTLVKATDISRKMKDEFVSIEHLLLALIKGNDQTSQLMKDQGITEKGLTKVIEDLRNGQRVTSQSQEDTYNSLDKYALNFNQLARDGKLDPVIGRDEEIRRVLQILTRRSKNNPILIGEPGVGKTAIAEGLAHRIIGGDVPENLKDKIIYSLDMGALIAGAKYKGEFEERLKAVIKEVTSADGQIVLFIDEIHTLVGAGGGQGAMDAANILKPALARGELRAIGATTLDEYQKYFEKDKALERRFQKVTIDEPSQEDAISILRGIKEKYETHHKVQIKDAAIIAAVELSTRYISDRFLPDKAIDLIDEAASKLRMEINSKPEELDEIERKIMQLEIEREAIKRENDFKKLEVIQEELANLQERRDSFMAKWSSEKEVVENIQNAKQEIEDLKLAAEQAERAGDFGKVAEIRYGRLQEVNKDIEKYKADLAELQANSKMIKEEVDADEVAEVVSKWTGIPVTKMLESEREKLLRLEDELAKRVVGQKEAIIAVSDAVRRNRAGLQDEKRPIGSFIFLGTTGVGKTELAKALSEFLFDDENAMTRIDMSEYQERHAVSRLVGAPPGYVGYDEGGQLTEAVRRRPYSVILLDEIEKAHPDVFNILLQVLDDGRMTDGKGRMVNFKNTIIIMTSNLGSDVIMQNFDNATEETLDEVAEKTKFQVFELLKHSLRPEFLNRIDETIMFRPLSKADVRDIVGIQLNQLAKKLKEKHIEIEATDYAIDFLTNSGYDPQFGARPVKRVIQKSLLNELSKAILAGDVSVEDKIIIDEFNNKMVFRKKDEPVRSTDEIVEDVEEAEIVDDSEDDDKA, encoded by the coding sequence ATGAACTTAAATAATTTTACAATCAAAGCGCAAGAGGCAATTTCAGAAGCCAACTTAGCTGCCGTATCTAATGGCCAGCAGCATATTGAAAATGCGCATTTACTGACAGGTATCCTCAAAGCGGATGAAAACCTAACCCAGCATATCTTGAGCAAGTTTGGAGTTAACCAGAAAGTGTTTGAACAAACGCTTGAAAGCATCGTTGAATCCTATCCTAAAGTAAGTGGTGGAGACGTTCAGCTTTCAAGAAACGCATCCCAAACTTTAGTGAAAGCAACTGATATTTCACGAAAAATGAAAGATGAATTCGTGAGTATCGAACACTTATTACTGGCCTTGATCAAAGGAAATGACCAGACTTCTCAATTAATGAAAGATCAGGGAATAACCGAAAAAGGATTAACCAAAGTGATCGAAGATTTGAGAAACGGACAGCGTGTTACCTCACAAAGTCAAGAAGACACCTACAACTCTTTAGATAAATACGCACTCAACTTTAACCAATTAGCCAGAGACGGGAAACTTGATCCCGTGATTGGTAGAGATGAAGAGATTAGACGCGTATTACAGATCTTAACCAGAAGAAGTAAGAACAACCCCATTCTGATTGGTGAACCCGGTGTTGGTAAAACAGCTATAGCTGAAGGGTTAGCGCACCGTATCATCGGTGGAGATGTTCCAGAAAACTTAAAAGATAAGATTATCTACTCATTGGATATGGGAGCCCTAATTGCAGGTGCGAAATACAAAGGTGAGTTTGAAGAAAGACTCAAAGCGGTTATTAAAGAGGTGACGAGTGCGGATGGGCAGATCGTATTGTTTATTGATGAGATCCACACCTTAGTTGGTGCTGGAGGTGGACAAGGAGCGATGGATGCAGCGAACATCTTAAAACCGGCTTTAGCGCGTGGTGAGTTAAGAGCGATCGGTGCTACAACCTTAGACGAGTATCAGAAATACTTCGAGAAAGACAAAGCACTGGAAAGAAGGTTCCAAAAAGTAACGATTGATGAACCCTCTCAAGAAGATGCAATCTCCATCTTAAGAGGTATTAAAGAAAAGTACGAAACGCACCACAAGGTACAAATCAAAGATGCTGCTATCATTGCTGCGGTAGAACTTTCAACGAGATATATTAGTGATCGATTCTTACCGGATAAAGCAATTGACTTGATCGATGAGGCCGCTTCAAAACTGAGAATGGAGATCAACTCTAAACCAGAGGAACTGGACGAGATTGAAAGAAAGATCATGCAACTAGAAATTGAAAGAGAGGCGATCAAACGTGAGAATGACTTCAAGAAACTGGAAGTGATTCAGGAAGAATTAGCCAACCTTCAAGAACGAAGAGATTCTTTCATGGCGAAATGGTCTTCTGAGAAAGAGGTAGTAGAGAATATCCAGAACGCTAAACAGGAAATTGAAGACCTAAAGTTAGCCGCTGAACAAGCTGAGCGAGCTGGGGACTTTGGAAAAGTAGCGGAGATCAGATACGGAAGACTTCAAGAAGTCAATAAAGATATCGAGAAGTACAAAGCAGATCTTGCCGAGTTACAAGCGAACTCTAAAATGATCAAAGAAGAGGTAGATGCGGACGAAGTTGCAGAAGTAGTCAGCAAATGGACTGGAATTCCTGTAACGAAAATGCTGGAAAGTGAGCGAGAAAAGCTCTTAAGACTAGAGGACGAGTTAGCAAAACGCGTGGTAGGTCAGAAAGAAGCGATCATAGCCGTAAGTGATGCGGTGAGAAGAAACAGAGCTGGTTTACAAGACGAGAAGCGTCCCATTGGATCGTTCATCTTCTTGGGAACCACCGGAGTTGGTAAAACGGAGTTAGCGAAAGCCCTGAGTGAATTCTTGTTTGACGATGAGAATGCGATGACGAGAATCGACATGAGTGAATATCAGGAAAGACATGCCGTGTCTCGATTAGTGGGAGCGCCTCCAGGATACGTTGGGTATGATGAAGGCGGGCAGTTGACAGAGGCTGTAAGAAGAAGACCTTACTCGGTGATCTTGCTAGACGAGATTGAGAAAGCGCATCCTGATGTATTCAATATCTTATTACAAGTGTTGGATGATGGAAGGATGACAGATGGTAAAGGACGTATGGTCAACTTCAAGAACACGATCATCATCATGACCTCGAACTTAGGAAGTGATGTGATCATGCAAAACTTTGACAACGCTACCGAAGAAACATTAGATGAAGTAGCTGAAAAGACCAAATTCCAGGTGTTTGAATTATTGAAGCACTCGCTGAGACCTGAGTTCTTAAACAGAATTGACGAAACGATCATGTTCAGACCATTGTCTAAAGCTGATGTAAGAGACATTGTTGGTATTCAACTGAATCAATTAGCGAAGAAGTTGAAAGAGAAACACATCGAGATCGAAGCCACAGATTACGCGATCGACTTTCTGACCAACTCAGGTTACGACCCACAGTTTGGGGCGAGACCGGTAAAAAGAGTGATTCAAAAGTCATTGCTCAACGAGTTATCTAAAGCAATTCTAGCTGGAGATGTATCGGTGGAAGACAAGATCATCATTGATGAATTCAACAATAAGATGGTCTTTAGAAAGAAAGATGAACCCGTGAGATCTACAGATGAAATTGTTGAAGATGTGGAAGAAGCAGAAATCGTTGATGACTCTGAAGACGATGACAAGGCATAA
- a CDS encoding formate--tetrahydrofolate ligase, with amino-acid sequence MAKPTTHNFSDIEIAQAAKMEHIKDIAAKLDIKEDDIEMYGKYKAKLPLSLIDKKKIEQCNLVLVTALTPTPAGEGKTTTSIGLTEGLNKIGKKTTVVLREPSLGPVFGIKGGAAGGGYAQVVPMEDINLHFTGDFAAIEKANNLLSALIDNNIQSKTRSLGIDPRTVVWKRVMDMNDRALRQIVIGLGGTANGIPREDGFNITPASEVMAILCMAENFSDLKERLGNIFIGFTFDKQPVYAKDLKAENAMAILLKDAIKPNLVQTLEGNSAIIHGGPFANIAQGTNTIIATKMGMSLSDYVVTEAGFGADLGAEKFLDIKCVSSGLKPKAVVLVATIRALRHHGGAQKEEYNTASLKRVKDGFANLEKHIENIHKFGLNPVVAINAFPTDSDEEVEFVQKRCAELGVKAVVARGWAQGGEGMTDLAEAVVEEVESGKGHFKPLYEWNLSVKTKIEIIAKEIYGADGVEFSKKAITDLRTIESLKLNKLPVCMAKTQKSFSDNDALIGRPSNFVVNVREFEFAAGAGFLIPILGKMMRMPGLPATPASEGMNIDDSGKISGLS; translated from the coding sequence CAGCAAAGATGGAGCACATTAAGGACATCGCTGCAAAACTTGACATCAAAGAGGATGACATTGAAATGTACGGTAAGTACAAAGCCAAACTTCCACTTTCTTTGATCGACAAGAAAAAAATCGAGCAGTGTAATCTGGTTTTAGTGACGGCCCTGACTCCTACCCCAGCTGGTGAAGGAAAAACTACTACATCGATAGGTCTGACCGAAGGATTGAACAAAATCGGTAAGAAAACCACGGTTGTCCTGCGAGAACCTTCTTTAGGCCCTGTATTTGGAATCAAGGGAGGAGCTGCTGGTGGAGGCTATGCTCAGGTTGTGCCCATGGAAGATATCAACCTGCACTTCACAGGTGACTTTGCAGCGATTGAAAAAGCCAACAACTTGTTAAGTGCGTTGATCGACAACAACATCCAAAGTAAAACACGATCATTGGGAATTGACCCAAGAACTGTGGTTTGGAAACGTGTAATGGACATGAACGATCGAGCGCTAAGACAAATCGTGATCGGTCTTGGAGGCACCGCTAATGGAATCCCAAGAGAAGACGGTTTTAATATTACACCTGCTTCTGAAGTGATGGCTATTCTTTGTATGGCAGAGAATTTTTCTGACCTGAAAGAAAGATTGGGTAATATTTTCATCGGCTTTACTTTCGATAAGCAGCCTGTTTATGCCAAAGACCTGAAAGCTGAGAATGCTATGGCTATTCTGTTGAAGGATGCCATAAAACCAAACTTAGTGCAAACACTTGAAGGAAATTCAGCGATCATTCATGGTGGTCCGTTTGCAAATATTGCGCAAGGAACCAATACGATCATTGCCACTAAAATGGGAATGTCTCTTTCTGACTATGTGGTAACAGAAGCTGGATTCGGGGCTGACTTAGGTGCTGAGAAATTCTTAGACATCAAATGTGTTTCGAGTGGGTTAAAACCAAAAGCGGTTGTTCTCGTAGCTACCATCAGAGCTTTAAGACATCATGGTGGAGCTCAAAAAGAGGAATACAACACCGCTAGTCTAAAGCGAGTGAAAGACGGTTTTGCGAATTTAGAAAAGCACATTGAGAACATTCATAAATTTGGATTAAACCCAGTTGTGGCTATCAATGCATTCCCTACTGACTCTGACGAAGAAGTTGAGTTTGTTCAGAAGCGATGTGCAGAACTTGGCGTTAAAGCGGTGGTGGCTCGTGGGTGGGCACAAGGAGGAGAAGGAATGACTGATCTTGCGGAAGCTGTTGTGGAAGAAGTGGAGTCTGGCAAAGGTCATTTTAAACCGCTTTACGAGTGGAACCTATCCGTTAAAACAAAGATCGAAATCATCGCTAAAGAAATCTATGGAGCTGATGGAGTGGAATTCAGCAAAAAAGCCATTACGGATCTCAGAACTATTGAAAGTCTGAAACTGAACAAACTTCCCGTTTGTATGGCCAAAACGCAGAAGTCCTTCTCTGACAATGATGCTTTAATTGGAAGACCAAGCAACTTTGTGGTCAACGTAAGAGAGTTTGAATTTGCTGCTGGAGCTGGATTTTTGATTCCTATTTTAGGGAAAATGATGCGTATGCCTGGACTACCGGCTACACCAGCAAGTGAGGGAATGAACATTGACGATAGCGGAAAGATTTCTGGATTGAGCTAG
- a CDS encoding ABC transporter ATP-binding protein: protein MSKEQGRTWDTSLFKRVFSFTKPYGGLLAIILTIITVLAILGPLRIALIDHMVHHFIEAKDLAGLRTFALIIVGILLGETFLNFATTYLSQKLGQSIVKDLRNQLFSHITKLRLKFFDKNPIGMLVTRAVSDMETVAQIFSQGFLSIIGDILVLVFALTMMFVINWQLAFIVLIPIPLLIIATNIFKKAIKKSFQDVRKEVSALNTFVQERITGMALVKVFGRSKREAKTFSEINNRHKKANIRSIWAYSIFFPVVEILSGLSLGLLILYTLSRVDDPGVNFGELAGQLTAFIMFINMIYRPIRMLADKFNTLQMGLVGAERVFKILDTDELIPNTGKVIKHDFKGGLSFKNVWFAYNNEDYVLKNLNFEVEAGETVAFVGATGAGKTSIINLLGRFYEFQKGSIEIDGEDIRDIELNLLRDNISVVLQDVFLYSGSIYDNVTLGNPEISKEQVVEAAKLVGAHEFIDRLPDGYDFNVKERGGLLSVGQRQLIAFIRAYVYQPKILILDEATSSIDSESEMLIQNAIDKLTKGRTSIVIAHRLSTIKNANKIIVLEKGEIIEMGSHAELLQQEDGAYRKLYETQFDGHEV from the coding sequence ATGAGTAAGGAGCAAGGAAGAACGTGGGACACAAGTCTCTTCAAACGGGTGTTTAGTTTTACTAAACCTTATGGCGGTCTGCTAGCTATTATTCTTACAATTATAACGGTTTTAGCGATTCTAGGTCCGTTGAGAATTGCGCTCATCGATCACATGGTTCACCACTTCATTGAGGCAAAAGATCTTGCAGGTTTGAGAACTTTTGCATTGATCATAGTCGGGATCTTGTTGGGAGAAACATTTCTGAACTTTGCAACAACCTATCTTTCTCAAAAGTTGGGGCAGAGCATTGTAAAGGACCTCAGAAATCAATTGTTTAGTCACATCACAAAGTTGCGTTTGAAGTTTTTTGATAAAAACCCAATTGGTATGTTGGTGACTCGGGCAGTGAGTGATATGGAGACTGTAGCACAAATTTTCTCTCAGGGATTTTTGTCGATCATCGGTGATATTTTGGTGCTTGTCTTTGCTTTAACGATGATGTTTGTGATCAATTGGCAATTGGCGTTTATTGTTTTGATTCCAATTCCATTGCTGATCATTGCAACCAATATTTTCAAAAAGGCCATCAAAAAGTCTTTTCAGGATGTTAGAAAAGAAGTTTCTGCGTTGAACACATTTGTTCAAGAACGGATTACTGGGATGGCATTGGTTAAGGTTTTTGGTCGGTCTAAGAGAGAAGCAAAAACATTTTCAGAGATTAATAATCGGCACAAAAAAGCAAATATCAGAAGTATTTGGGCTTATTCGATCTTTTTTCCCGTGGTGGAAATTTTAAGTGGATTGTCGTTGGGGCTACTCATTCTTTACACCTTGTCTCGTGTGGATGATCCAGGGGTCAACTTCGGAGAATTAGCTGGTCAGTTAACGGCTTTCATTATGTTTATCAACATGATCTACCGTCCGATCAGAATGTTGGCCGATAAATTCAATACCTTACAAATGGGATTGGTGGGTGCTGAAAGAGTATTTAAAATACTGGACACCGATGAGTTGATTCCAAACACCGGAAAAGTAATTAAGCATGATTTTAAAGGGGGGTTGTCCTTTAAGAATGTTTGGTTCGCCTATAATAACGAAGATTACGTCTTGAAGAACCTTAATTTTGAAGTTGAGGCAGGAGAAACGGTTGCCTTTGTCGGTGCAACTGGAGCAGGGAAGACATCGATTATTAATTTGTTGGGTAGGTTTTATGAATTCCAGAAAGGAAGCATTGAGATTGATGGAGAGGATATCCGTGACATTGAACTAAACCTGCTGAGGGATAATATTTCAGTGGTTTTACAAGATGTTTTCCTCTACAGCGGTTCGATCTACGACAACGTTACATTGGGAAATCCTGAAATATCGAAGGAGCAGGTCGTTGAAGCCGCTAAATTGGTTGGCGCTCATGAGTTTATTGATCGATTACCAGATGGATATGATTTCAATGTAAAAGAACGAGGAGGATTGCTTTCAGTAGGACAACGTCAGCTCATCGCTTTCATCAGGGCGTATGTCTATCAACCCAAGATTTTGATTTTAGATGAGGCAACTTCCTCAATCGATTCTGAGAGTGAAATGTTGATACAAAATGCCATCGATAAATTAACCAAAGGAAGAACCTCCATCGTGATTGCACATAGATTGTCTACGATTAAGAATGCGAATAAGATCATCGTACTCGAAAAAGGAGAGATCATTGAAATGGGAAGTCACGCAGAGTTACTTCAACAGGAAGATGGTGCTTATCGCAAATTGTATGAAACGCAATTTGACGGTCATGAAGTTTAA